From Pseudobacteriovorax antillogorgiicola:
GAACCGTTAGCTGTTGTTGGTATAGGCTGTCTATTTCCGGAAAGCGATTCCCTCGAAGAATACTGGAGCTTGATTAAGAACGGTCGCGATGCCATCCGAGAGATTCCTTACACCCATTGGAACCCAGACGATTACTATAATCAAGATCCCAAAGCACCGGACCAAACCTATGGGCGGACCGGTGGCTTCTTAAGGCCCCACAAATTCGATCCACTACGTTATGGAATTTCGCCCCAAGCTATTGAGGCGACTGATACCACTCAGCTACTCGGAATGGTAGTGGCTGAAAAGGCTTTGGAAAGTGCTGGCTATGGGCCAGATCAGGATTTCGATCGAGAACGGACCAGTTGTATCCTCGGTGTTACGGGGACTTTGGAGCTTGTGGTGCCTTTGGGAGCTAGGTTAGGACATCCTATTTGGAAGAAGGCCTTGCTAGGAGCAGGCCTGAGCGAAGACCAAGCCCAAAGTATCGTCGATGAAGTTTCAGATTCGTACGTCCCCTGGCAAGAAGCGTCATTTCCCGGCTTGCTTGGCAATGTCGTCGCTGGTCGCATCGCCAATCGATTTGATTTGGGCGGTACGAATTCAGTGGTCGATGCTGCCTGTGCTAGTTCCCTAAGTGCGATTCGCACTGCAGCGATGGAATTGCAGAGCAGGCGAGCAGATATGGTTATTACAGGTGGAATGGACACCTTCAACGATATCTTTATGTACATGTGTTTTAGTAAGACCCCCGCACTTTCTAAAGGAGGTCACGCCAAGCCATTCGATGCTAACGGCGATGGCACTGTTTTGGGCGAGGGTTTAGGAGCTGTGGTTCTAAAGCGCCTCAGTGATGCAGAACGGGATGGTGATCGTATCTTCGCCAAGATCATCGGCATTGGCAGTTCCAGCGATGGTAAGGGTAAGGCAATCTATGCTCCTTCCACGAAAGGTCAAACCAAAGCCCTTCGCAATGCCTACCGTGAGGCTGGAATCTCTCCGGCTACGGTTGATCTCGTGGAATGTCACGGCACCGGGACAAAGGTTGGGGATGGTATCGAGCTGAAAGCTCTTAAGGAAGTTTATCGCGACCTTGGTGGCCAGGGTCAGTGGTGCACCATTGGTTCTGTGAAATCTCAAATTGGTCATACTAAAGCTGCTGCGGGAGCTGCTGGACTGATAAAAGCGATCATGGCGCTTCATCATAAAACGTTGCCGCCGACCATTAAGGTCGATGAGCCTCATCCTGAGTTTGAGGGCTCGCCATTCATTCTAAGGCAAGCTCCATGCCCTTGGCCTAAACCATCTAATCATCCTCGTCGGGCAGCTATTAGTGCCTTCGGCTTTGGTGGCAGTAACTTTCACTGCATTCTTGAAGAACACGGCAGCGACAAAGTCGCCAGTGACTTTGACACAGACCAAGATATCTTGGTCTATAGTGCACCTCATCGAGAAGCGATGCTAGCCATCCTGGAGCAGGAGCTGGAAAGTCTTGCCAAGTTTGGGGGTGCTGAGCTGAGCCGCAAATCGCGGGAACGACTGGATCTGAGTCACGGTCTTAGAGTGGGGATTCTGGTAGCAAACGGGGCTTACGAGTCGCAACTGGAAGCAGCTCTTAAGCTGATCAAGCATGATGCAAACTCTGATCATGGTGCCCCCAAAGGGATATTCTTCAATGATGGCTCAGGTGTGAATGGCAAACTGGCAGTTCTTTTTTCCGGTCAAGGCTCTCAGTATCCAGGCATGCTGAGTCAATTCATGAGTGAATCACAGCTTGCCCAGCAAAGTTACTCTCAGGCCTTGAGCCTCAATGGCTCTACTTTATCCCAAGCAATGTATCCTGGTAAGGCTTTTACATCAGGTGAAGCAAGCCATCATAAGAAGCAACTAGCTCGCACTGATCTGGCGCAACCCGCGATTGGTGCGGTAAGTGCAGGCCTTTGGAAGACGCTACAAGAGTTTGGAGTGAAAGCTGATCTTTTGGGAGGTCATAGCTTTGGCGAGTTGACAGCGCTCTATGCTGCTGGAGTCTATGATGAAGAGACGTTTCATCAGCTGGCGATGATTCGAGGTACCCTGATGGCATCGGCAGCCAGTGATCTAGGCGGAATGATGGCAATCATGGCGCCGGTAGCCCAGGTTCAGGAGTTTTTAGACGCACATTCCTGGGATCTTGTGATTGCCAACCACAACGCTCCGGAGCAGGCGGTCATTGCCGGGCCTAAAGACCAAATTGATGAGGCCTCAAAAGCGCTTAAAAAATCTGGTCTTCGGGGTAAAGTCTTAACTGTGGGAGCAGCCTTTCATAGCCCCATCATGGCTAATACTGTCCGACCCTTCTATGACCGGATCGCTGAGTTCGATTTCCAATTGGCACAAACTCCAGTGTATTCCAATACACTAGGCAAAGCTTACGAAGCCGATGGTGAAGGCATTCGAAAGATTCTAAGCGAACAACTCGCTAAGTCAGTGCGATTTGTCGATGAACTTGAGTCGATGTATCAGGACGGAGCACGACGCTTCCTAGAGGTGGGGCCAGGCAAGGTATTATCAGGTTTGGTGAATAAGACTCTTGGTCATAACAGCGATATAGCCATAATGCACTGTGACGATGGTCAAGGCGGAGTTTCAGGTGTACTCGCTGTTTTGCTGGAGCTGTTTGTTTCTGGTGAGACCATTGATTTTAGCCGTTGGCATAAGGATTGGAGAATTCCGCACCAGCAAGCACCTTCATTTGCCATTGAGATCACTGGTGCAAATTATAAGTCCGATCGTCCCATTCGAAAGGCAAAGTCGATAAAAGACGCCAATTCAAATAGTAACAAACAAAGCGAAACTAACAATCACACGGAGCACGGGCCGATGGATGACAGCCAGAACCAGTCACGGGATCATAGGATGGATAAGCATTTAGAAGCGCTTCAGGACATGCAAAAACAGACTGCTGAACTCCATCGGCAGTTCCTAGAAAATCAGGCTCAATCACAGCGTATTCTTCACGATCTCGTACTCATGCAACGGGGTCATGAACCTACTCCAGGAGCATCGGCAGGCTCTCGGGAGAGGAGTGATCAGCAAACCTCCGAGTCCCGTGGCATGTATAGCTCAGTATACACGGCGAGTGATGTGATTGTGCCCGAAGCTCCCGAAGAGAAACCAAGGCTCCAAGCAGCCCATGAGACTTCGGTAGAGAACCAAGAATCTGAAATCCAGCGTAAGGGAGCAACGAAATCAGAGGCGATGCCTGAAGGCGGTGCCCAAGACAATGTTATGACGGCGGTTCAAGGTCTGATAGCCGAAAAAACCGGCTATCCACAGGATATGCTCAGCCAAGAGATGAGTCTCGAAGAGGATCTAGGAATTGATTCCATTAAACGGGTTGAGATTTTTTCAGCTTTACAGGACCAGTTCTCAAGCCTAAGCGATGCGGACCCGGAAGATTTGAACAACTTGCGAACGATAGCTGATATTGCTAGCTACCTCGGAGCGGAAGAAGTAACGGTGGCTCACGTGGATGCTGTGA
This genomic window contains:
- a CDS encoding type I polyketide synthase — encoded protein: MSELHEPLAVVGIGCLFPESDSLEEYWSLIKNGRDAIREIPYTHWNPDDYYNQDPKAPDQTYGRTGGFLRPHKFDPLRYGISPQAIEATDTTQLLGMVVAEKALESAGYGPDQDFDRERTSCILGVTGTLELVVPLGARLGHPIWKKALLGAGLSEDQAQSIVDEVSDSYVPWQEASFPGLLGNVVAGRIANRFDLGGTNSVVDAACASSLSAIRTAAMELQSRRADMVITGGMDTFNDIFMYMCFSKTPALSKGGHAKPFDANGDGTVLGEGLGAVVLKRLSDAERDGDRIFAKIIGIGSSSDGKGKAIYAPSTKGQTKALRNAYREAGISPATVDLVECHGTGTKVGDGIELKALKEVYRDLGGQGQWCTIGSVKSQIGHTKAAAGAAGLIKAIMALHHKTLPPTIKVDEPHPEFEGSPFILRQAPCPWPKPSNHPRRAAISAFGFGGSNFHCILEEHGSDKVASDFDTDQDILVYSAPHREAMLAILEQELESLAKFGGAELSRKSRERLDLSHGLRVGILVANGAYESQLEAALKLIKHDANSDHGAPKGIFFNDGSGVNGKLAVLFSGQGSQYPGMLSQFMSESQLAQQSYSQALSLNGSTLSQAMYPGKAFTSGEASHHKKQLARTDLAQPAIGAVSAGLWKTLQEFGVKADLLGGHSFGELTALYAAGVYDEETFHQLAMIRGTLMASAASDLGGMMAIMAPVAQVQEFLDAHSWDLVIANHNAPEQAVIAGPKDQIDEASKALKKSGLRGKVLTVGAAFHSPIMANTVRPFYDRIAEFDFQLAQTPVYSNTLGKAYEADGEGIRKILSEQLAKSVRFVDELESMYQDGARRFLEVGPGKVLSGLVNKTLGHNSDIAIMHCDDGQGGVSGVLAVLLELFVSGETIDFSRWHKDWRIPHQQAPSFAIEITGANYKSDRPIRKAKSIKDANSNSNKQSETNNHTEHGPMDDSQNQSRDHRMDKHLEALQDMQKQTAELHRQFLENQAQSQRILHDLVLMQRGHEPTPGASAGSRERSDQQTSESRGMYSSVYTASDVIVPEAPEEKPRLQAAHETSVENQESEIQRKGATKSEAMPEGGAQDNVMTAVQGLIAEKTGYPQDMLSQEMSLEEDLGIDSIKRVEIFSALQDQFSSLSDADPEDLNNLRTIADIASYLGAEEVTVAHVDAVNPLPIANGNDTQSPVGSTEDKVLEIIGEKTGYPRDMLHMEMALEEDLGIDSIKRVEIISALQSYFPSIEQMAAEDLGDLRTVEQLVFALNEDQAVGHASGEGANLPKADHEAEPVAIEDAAQGLEEAIFTVIAEKTGYPTDMLRAEMELESDLGIDSIKRVEIFSTLGESYPELASADQEELADLQTLGDVIAYLDRDASDEGGSTSVEDRFDLGDVLAEIPAEEEDSPGADPDELGDDPFVATTELPRQILELETVDNLGNDIPNLEPGAKVWVCDDGSNLARNIVLKLREKGFKPKLVSTSFVDRLKAPDDLDGLIILGPVKLEGSPSRFLSNCFKMLKLCAPALKSGENKLFSVVTRNGGKFGLDGLDSLSQVYAGALSGLAKTVAREWPEIRASHIDLARDFSDGFEAAFRLIHGFIFGTDLELGVASQSYFRPRLVSADLDGQMDIDLGPEDTVIITGGARGVTACIAKQLAERTQARLVLWGRTERAKDLPDWALSGLSEADLKQKIMSESKLSSPKALESAYQQLIRKVELHQNIEAIKSKGSEVYYQTVDVSQESQMREALDKIEEKFGKVSGLIHGAGVLADHFIEELDDQDFQQVLDTKIKLIGLVEQRLLDLKYLALFSSSTGRFGRKGQLAYAVANEALNKFSQFYKKSVPNCHTVAINWGPWDGGMVNDGLKKLFTAEGIDVIPLEMGAEFLLRELALGDQGEVVAIATTGLRHAVDESELFSFESWPILKSHVMKHRGVVPSVVLMELMIAAAKKRNADWYFKGVSEFKVLKGITLAQGDQVRYELESEEGADIPGGRSIPVRLWSVQGGQRFLTASAEVQLYKEWHDDQRSAQIEIAGVLEKPSLDDVYGDCLFHGDDLQGLTSIRDLADEGVVGTSLTQAAPEQWARSCPLNQWHADPLALDVSFQLAVVWSQKVCGARCLPTGFRSYIQYRAFPKEGCEIRLKVDHRSAKQFEATIEYVADGQLIALMTGYAAVMDESLGQSFRENSLEEATAEI